The region ttgtagtctctctctctctctctctctctctctctctctctctctctctctctctctctctctctctctctctctctctctctctctctctctctctctctctctctctctctctctctctctctctctctactgtgTCTTACACAGGCGATATTAGAATTATTCTATTTAATCTAAATCTATGTTAACCGCATTTGTCTGAATTACACGACAATGGACAGTTTAAGGAAATCTGATATGAGTGTGACCCACTGGTTCTGTGTCCGAGGGTCATCTGCATTGGGCCTGTtacattcattttccactgaattGCTTACGCGCCATAATACCGCTGACCATTTGACGAAATCACACTAGAATATGTGGCACTCAGTAGCAATAAAAGGCCATGTAGCTAAGATTGTGTGCAATTGATTGACTTTGCACACATGTGTTGCattgtttgtgtgcgcgtgcgtttCTGTCCGCGTGCAGGTGCACGCCGAAAAGTAGTCGTGTTTGACATTTAAGAAATTGACCTGTGGAATATCTTCCCCGTCACGAAACATATTACAACGATATCAATATCCTAGCGAGGAGGGGAAGACACAAATGCCGAGGCCCTCTTTGCAAAGTAGGCTCCATACAAATGTCACTATTGTTGCACTTGTTGGATTaggcatgtttttttcttcttctttttctttttacgttGTACGTTGTTTTCTACAGTACTGAAACGTTTTCACGAGATTTTTACAATGCATACAAGCTTTCCACTATGTTTTGGAAACAAGATTAAATTAGAGTCGAATGCTCGTCGACCGAACAATtgcaacaccaacaccaacaaccacaaattattattattattattattattattattattattattattattattattataaacattAAATCCAGTTTATTGGATCTGTCAGTGGTTGACCTATTCAGATTATATTCGGATTCTTGAATTAATCTTTAACCACGGCGCGCTCCAAAAACTCCTGCAGACTTCACAAGTATTTTAGAAATAGCGTGAAGGAACATGCACCTGTGCGATAAAGGCCCAGTGAAAGCCTTATGTAGCGACTCGGCCCTGTTTTTAATTTAGCCGCAGGCGCTACATGCAGATTGTTAACAGAAATCACGTCAATAATTTCAATAGGCCTACCGATTAAGAAGCATCACAACATGTGTTTAAGATTGAAGAAAAAGTGCCTTAATCTTTTTTAATCTGAATGAGGTCTGAATATCACATGGCCATGTCTTAATCcgggataaataaataacctaAATTAAGTTAATAAAGTCGTGAAACGTATTTACCCGAGGTAAGTAAATTAAAAGGGGCCTCCACTGAGATGTTATATGAATGAGTAAAATATTTTACTCGGCTGggcaggaaaaataaaataagctaCTATAAtgcaacaagtaaaactttgaaTTGATTGTGGAAAGCCATTAGCGACAGCCTGCATTTTGACAACAACCATTCTAAAATATCTcggtgggaaaaaaaagttgtcaataactataaaacatttaaattagcatttcagtattttatgaaattcacacaccatcacaaatGTATTGGCACAATTCAATCAATGTGTAGAAATTAAAATGTCTTCACATATAGACGTAAAATATATAGACGTGCGAGATTTTCTGGAATAGTAGCTATGCATATAGCTTTAATATTTAGGGCCGAATAGTATTTCCTATCCATATCATACCTAAACAATCTAGGTCGCACTGCCACGTGGATAAACTTAATTTAGCctaattaaattgtatttctgttCTCGGCGGATATTGAATCTAATGATAATTAGTCAAAGCCAATGTACAGTATCATGTCCAGTGTTAAATTAACTTCTACAGAGTACCCTATTGGACACATATGTACTCTCTTACAGTTAAATTaacactggatattttactgtgtgccTGGTTAATATCAGATGAGATTTAACAGGCCATTTCCAACGCAATAGGCCAACTAGCCATGTTATGTAGGcctatttttttccacatgcaTAAATAGTTCATACAATGAAAGACAACAGGTCGAACCTCCGAGACCTGCATTATATAAAAGATTTGTTTTCGTAATTAGTAGTCAATCTATTGTAATTAACACGTCTGCCATCAGTCTTAGAATATATACCAtatgtattctcttttcattttgtatGTCCAATGAGTAGGCTAcagcaaaaaataagaaaaaataatgaaaaagccCCAGCAAAACAAACGTACATTCACTATTGGATGCCGGCGTCAATGGAAGTTATAGTTTTCTGCATTCCTTTTTGTGAAGTAACTGTGATTTATAATAGGCCTATTGGTCTGTCAGCAAGGAGCTTTTACCCCTCTCAGCTATTGATAATGACACATCCGATAAGAGCAGGAAAATTGTTCGGTTGAATTTTTTAAGGGTAATGGGATTGTTTAGACAGGGATTTGATTGATAAATGTTCTTtcagttgtttattttatatcgATTACTCAAAAAAGGAACCCATAACTCAACCTTACATGCCTACAAACGAAATAcccgcgcgcgcgcacacacacacgcacacacacacacctacttcACAAAAGGCCGAACGGCGAGTTTACCTAACTTGATCTTTACGAGATAAGCTTATGTACACAATATCCCATTAATACAAGTATGCGGTTTGTGTGCACGGGTTCTGCGAGACCTGCTTTGTATAGCTGCACTATATGCAGATGCACTGTTGCACTCCGTTAACAACCAAGCATGAACCAGCGTAAATAGTTCAATTATTATTTGCCAAAAGTGTTAAAGACTAACTAATAAGTGCGCCACATACAACAACATTAATATCCAATGAAAAGGTTGAGCAAATTTGTCTGAGATAGTATTTGTCACTGCTCCTGGACTTTGGACTGTTCGTTACTACAAGCAAAAGATTTTCCAAGTCGTTTACATAACAAGGGTTTTCATTTCTCGCCCTAGCTTCAACCTTGAAATATAAATTTAATTACCTTCCGCATTTTTATCGAATACATGTCACACAAAATATGCGAAAGAAGCATTGCATTGTAAAATAACGAGTTTTTccccacataaacacacacctttGGTAAAGGCACCGCGTAACATGTTATTTTCTTAAGGGTAGTGATCTCACGATCTCAaatcatgacaaataaataagtgGCCTAATCTTTTCTGATCAAAGCGCCAAATCCTCTACAGTTCTTTTTGACTGTAACATTAgcttattattatgattatgattatgtttattgttattgttattattattattattattattattattattattgttcttagTATTTGCGTTAttaacataattattattaaatcattTTACGCTACTTGTTTGCCTTGCTACTGCACATTTGGCAAGCTGGATGAATGTCCTCCCCATAAACAAGTCAGAATAACTTTCACCTTTTAGCCAAGTTCAATAAAGGGGATagcaatttattttcataatttattaatatgtTTGTATGACTATATTTATGGCAAAGAAACTATAGCCTATACGATACAAGAAAATTAAATTTACAAATAACAATGGAACCTAAATATAAGACAAGGAAACTTCAATGTAGATAAAAACTTTGTACATACAGATTACTAAAAGCTATGTATCCAATTCAAACCTTTTACAGAAATATACAAACTACGTGTTACATAAAAAGCTATTATAAATCAGAGACATTTTGTCTCCCCTTAAATAGTTTGAGAAAGCCCAACCTAGTCCCTGTTTcaaactgaatttgaatttgtccTTCAAATGAAGACACAAAGAACATCTTGACCCTTGCATTGTTCCTCTGAAACAATAATCTGGGGACTAAACCCGTCCTCgctttaatgaaaataaatacttcCAACTTTGACGCTTTTAGGAGTTTGCGCATCCACTCGGTAACacttatttcttgtttttttttttgtttgttttttttcagtttcttcTTGATTCCCTCTGTCAGCTGTCTACATATCCAAATGAAGGTAAACCATTGTTTCTTCAAAGAAAtataaggggaaaaaaactttcGGAGTGTGACAGATTCATAGTCACAGTTCTCTTGTCTATATTATCGTAGTTACTGTTGTCACCACGTCCTGCCGTACAACAAAGCCGAGCACGGCAGGGCCGTGCCGTACTCACTACTAGAAGAGTTCAGATGAGAGAGTCCCGAAACTTGGGCCTGGAGCGACGGAGGGGAAGTGGAGTGTTGAACCAAATCTGGAGAGTGACCGGCGCTGACTACCTGTTGGCTTTGATGCTGGCCCATTGTCGAACTGTTACTGGATACGATCATAACGTTGCTGCCCTGTTGGTGGTGGTTCTGCATGGCAgagctcggtgtgtgtgtgcctccctGACACGGTTTACCGTCTTTCACTAGCACCGGTACGGCCACCCGCCGGGGCgactgctgctgttgctgacAGGAACCTGTGTCTTGTTGCATTTGTTGCTGTGACACTTTGTCTTTGGCCTGTCTCTTCATTTTGTATCGATGGTTCTGGAACCATATTTTGACCTGGGTCGGAGTGAGGTGGATCATGCTGGCCAAATGTTCTCGCTCTGGAGCCGAAAGGTATTTCTGTTGCTTGAACCGCCGCTCCAGCTCGTAGACCTGAGCTTGTGAGAAGAGCACGCGGCGTTTCCGGCGTGGAGCGGTGGACAGCGGGCCCATACCTTTCCCCACGTCCGCCAGGGAACCGAGACTCCCCATGCTGCTCATGTTCATCCCCGAGGACGAACCCATAAAACGAGAGACtggaaaaaagagagaatgtCTTATTACAGTAATTCCTATAAAATAATATCGGTGTTGCCATGGACACTGCGGcgaaaaaataacaaacaataaaTGTGCAATTTGAATAATGAACAAAACATATGGGACAGTAATGCAGATACAGATGAACATCCCGCTCTACACTCATCATGCATGATAATTTTGGATAAATTTGTCTCCCTTCTCTAACTTATCTcccttcacacacacgcacacaaaacaacaaacacattgctaTGGATTGCAACGTACATAATTGACCCATACCCGTATTTGATTGGCTCATGTTACAAGTATAGGATACTTCATTCTCATTACAAATTAagttatgttttgtctttttgggtTTCTTTTTTGGGTAGGGGGTATGGGTATTTTGGTGGACTGTGGACGTAAAAGTATACATAATGAAATTGCATGCATGGAATGAAAATAGTTCAAGCCAATGTTAAACTGATTAGGCAACCCCGGCGCCTAAGAATAGTTTCACTAAAACGGACAGACCTAGCACACATGATTACGAGTGTTTGGAGCACCTTTAGTTCATTGAACAATGGCATTTCGGTTTTGCATCTACACAAGAGTGTGACAGGACCGCAGCAATTACCTCCAGCGTCAAAAGGAAAATAGTTAAGGTAGAGACGAAGCTTTCAGTAGgctacatacatttttaaaagaaactgCTGTCACTTTTCAAAATCACCATATTAGCCTAGAGTTTTTGTATGAACACGCACACGTTCAAGTAGGCTACAACTAACTTTAAATTTTGCATTCTGAAAATCGCAAACCCACTTCGTTTCGTGAGTCCGCACGACGGCTAAACATGAATTCCACTTACTTGTAGAAAAGCGAGGATCCGGATTGGCTCCGTACCAGCCGGTGGCCGGGGTGCTGTTCCGCATGCTGTCCTGGTAAGGCGGAAGCTCGCTCATATTCGCCAGGTTGCCGTTACAGTAGCTCCCCATTGCGGTGTGTGACAGCTGCGATACCCCGGCTGCGGCCATATGGTAAGTGGCGGACACGGTCCCGTTGTGGCCCATATGATGCTGCTGCATCGCCGCCTGCGAGACCTGCGGCTGTCGATACGTGGCGAGAGGAGCCCCCAAGTTGTTGCCCTCCATGCTTACTTTCTTGTAGCTCTCCTCAAGGGGACTCAAGATATCGGAAACAGAAAAAGGAGTCGTATGCTTGGGGCTCATCGACATTGTTCGGCGGCTGGAGAGAGGGAAATTAAAAGGCAGGGCaaattctctccctctgtttttttttttttggtcaaagCCCTCTGTACCCGTTGTCTCTACGTCGATGCTTCTGGATGAACACCTATGAGAGTGCCTGAAGTCCGCCTTAATTGGATTGAGTGGAGGCTCAGCCCTGGCTTTCGTTTGTTTCAACTGGGCGCCAGGTTTAAGACTGCCATCAGAGGCGGGGCCTCGGCAGCCAGGGCAACAATACAAAGCAAGCCCTATCTCACACCCCGGCATAATTTCTACGTGTTGATCGCGAGGCACCTTTGAGTAGCTCCCCCTATGACGAAAGGCTGTGCTCCCAATTCAAAGTTTGCGTTTATGTGTAATTAATAAACACGAGTCTCGGGAGCGTAAGAAGAAATGCGGGATTCATGAAGTAACTGTACTATTaaataaactattattattattattattattattattattattatagcaagtgtgattattattattattattattattattatttatttatttattgtatctGGACACAGTTGCATTTATAATACTTCCACTACGACCACTCgaactactattattattattattattattattattattattattattattattattatgaatagtaatactaataataagaagaagaagaagaagaaaaagaagaagaagaagctttGAGTCAAAGGTAAACACGAAAGCAGAATCAAAGCCGTCTGTTTTTCAGCCATACATGAATGAATGCACATGTTAATGTTATTCGAACTTCATTCTCCCACATGCAAACGTGCCCATTACTTTTAATATGGGCTgcgcaataaaaaaacaatcttcGCATGAAACAGTTTCAGCGAACCCCAGCGCAACCATTTCTACATTGAGACGGACATGTCAATAGTCATGGGGAATCCTCAGGTCAGAAATTATCCCCGCAGGAAGAGATGGAGGATATGGCTTTTCCACTGAATCTACTGAGCTACAGGTAGAATCAATCACCATCTCCCCCATTAAAGCTATACAAATCTCCAAGCTATTCCACACCATCGGTCTGGGCCAGGAAAGTGGACTGTAGACGTAGCCTGCTCGTagcagtgtgtatttgtgcaagtTAGACAATACCTTCgctgctataaataaataaataaataaataaataaataaataaataaataaataaatagggagACGCATAAAATTGTCCGTCAAACTTGATAAAGGAATTCCATACCTCTCAATAGATCCAATCGGCAAGGCGTCATCGGCATGTACGTCACAAACGGTAGCTAAATCGTAAATGTTACAGTAATTTTAAGTTTGATGGTTCGCATAGCTTCCGGAATCTCAGCTAAAACCTGACAGGTTTTGTATTCCTGCAAATTTTATCTTATCGACAACGGTGATTTTCACTGcgcttttgtgtgtttgtgcattttttttgccattaCGCACAGTTAACAAACATTACTTAACAAGATACCAAACCACAATTTGCAAAAGGCTACATTTTGTTCTgaagaaaacatgaacatcgTCTTTGTATGAAGTGGATAAGGTGGAAAAACTATGTTGTACAGTATTTCCGTTATTAAGTTCTGACTGAAAAAGaagcaattattttaaaagctcaaatgtattaaatacatGTTCAGTAAATAGCCTAAAATATGCATGTACTGTTTTACACAATTATTTCAGTCTGGCCACTCTTGgaatattttcaaagaaaaaacatcTTGTTTCCTTAGTAACAGCCAACTAATGAAACGtaaaa is a window of Conger conger chromosome 1, fConCon1.1, whole genome shotgun sequence DNA encoding:
- the nkx2.1 gene encoding homeobox protein Nkx-2.1, with product MSMSPKHTTPFSVSDILSPLEESYKKVSMEGNNLGAPLATYRQPQVSQAAMQQHHMGHNGTVSATYHMAAAGVSQLSHTAMGSYCNGNLANMSELPPYQDSMRNSTPATGWYGANPDPRFSTISRFMGSSSGMNMSSMGSLGSLADVGKGMGPLSTAPRRKRRVLFSQAQVYELERRFKQQKYLSAPEREHLASMIHLTPTQVKIWFQNHRYKMKRQAKDKVSQQQMQQDTGSCQQQQQSPRRVAVPVLVKDGKPCQGGTHTPSSAMQNHHQQGSNVMIVSSNSSTMGQHQSQQVVSAGHSPDLVQHSTSPPSLQAQVSGLSHLNSSSSEYGTALPCSALLYGRTW